A genomic segment from Streptomyces sp. NBC_01233 encodes:
- a CDS encoding protein kinase domain-containing protein: MTSQNLHIGPDSAADRYRLLRSIGRGGEAVLYLAEIELAGGSEPVVVKVLDSKTTITPDVFDRISQKWNEQAELLRFVHRPGVVGVREHFEGPPIHRPGESSTLTGRALVLVMNHVDGLDLRDWRAERTLATAAERREVMRTLEQLADVLDWLHSGKATPSGRQVIHGDLSPGNVMVDAHGQATLVDFGLSKLTADHQTAEVWFTPGYAAPEVFDGKRTPGTDRYAFGAIAYFLLSGQSPPATPEQLAHALTALPQIAVLDAEQRARIASIYAADPGKRPVNLAGWMKDVRHAVVSTTTSTSQRAVQDTRPPRPAAPPPPVVPPQPAAAPAVYVPTEPVAAPGPHPATAPATPPATAPATAPATAAEAAVPAGYGPAYSMSPAPAPEPPRPKKRRTGLILGSVAAVVVIAALAVAGVQLLGDKDKDDNAGDGKPGATSTPAASGTPSSTPSAEATPDGATPDAATPEASTSADASTGPAAPGSVKDSNVADLTVLSSVGSADNFEVGSAKLNTKEYGATLLGSCYYGAAVEYDVNRAWKTLEFTAGIDDGSTVEQARLTISVDDKPALFSELVHLGKPVTKSLNIEGALRLRIKVEEGCKGRGNAVLAAPVLKR, encoded by the coding sequence TTGACCAGTCAGAACCTGCACATCGGACCGGATTCGGCGGCCGACCGGTACCGCCTTCTCCGGTCCATCGGGCGCGGCGGGGAGGCCGTGCTCTATCTCGCGGAGATCGAGCTCGCGGGCGGATCCGAGCCCGTGGTCGTCAAGGTGCTCGACTCCAAGACGACCATCACGCCCGACGTCTTCGACCGCATCAGCCAGAAGTGGAACGAGCAGGCCGAACTGCTGCGCTTCGTCCACCGGCCCGGCGTCGTGGGCGTACGTGAGCACTTCGAAGGGCCGCCGATCCACCGGCCCGGGGAGTCCTCGACCCTGACCGGGCGGGCACTCGTCCTGGTGATGAACCACGTCGACGGCCTGGACCTGCGGGACTGGCGGGCCGAGCGGACGCTCGCGACCGCCGCCGAGCGGCGCGAGGTGATGCGCACCCTGGAGCAGCTGGCCGACGTACTGGACTGGCTGCACTCGGGGAAGGCCACCCCGTCCGGGCGCCAGGTCATCCACGGCGACCTCTCCCCCGGCAACGTGATGGTCGACGCCCACGGGCAGGCCACGCTCGTGGACTTCGGCCTGAGCAAGCTGACCGCCGACCACCAGACGGCGGAGGTCTGGTTCACCCCGGGCTACGCGGCGCCCGAGGTCTTCGACGGCAAGCGGACGCCGGGCACGGACCGGTACGCCTTCGGGGCGATCGCCTACTTCCTGCTGAGCGGGCAGTCGCCGCCCGCCACCCCGGAGCAGCTGGCGCACGCGCTGACGGCACTGCCGCAGATCGCCGTGCTGGACGCCGAGCAGCGGGCGCGGATCGCCTCGATCTACGCGGCCGACCCGGGGAAGCGGCCGGTGAACCTGGCCGGCTGGATGAAGGACGTCCGCCACGCGGTGGTGTCCACGACCACTTCCACCTCGCAGCGGGCCGTCCAGGACACCCGGCCGCCGCGTCCGGCCGCCCCGCCGCCGCCCGTGGTCCCGCCGCAGCCCGCGGCCGCCCCCGCGGTGTACGTGCCGACGGAGCCGGTGGCGGCGCCCGGGCCGCATCCCGCCACGGCCCCTGCCACACCTCCGGCGACGGCTCCGGCGACGGCTCCCGCCACGGCTGCGGAAGCGGCGGTGCCCGCCGGGTACGGGCCCGCGTACAGCATGAGCCCGGCGCCCGCCCCCGAGCCGCCCCGCCCGAAGAAGCGGCGCACCGGCCTGATCCTCGGCTCGGTGGCCGCCGTCGTGGTCATCGCGGCGCTCGCGGTGGCCGGCGTCCAGCTCCTCGGCGACAAGGACAAGGACGACAACGCGGGGGACGGCAAGCCCGGCGCGACGAGCACACCTGCGGCGTCGGGGACCCCGTCGTCCACCCCGTCCGCGGAGGCCACGCCCGACGGGGCCACACCGGACGCGGCCACCCCCGAGGCCTCCACGAGCGCGGACGCCTCCACCGGCCCGGCTGCTCCGGGCTCGGTCAAGGACAGCAACGTCGCCGACCTGACCGTACTGTCCTCGGTGGGCTCGGCCGACAACTTCGAGGTCGGCTCCGCCAAGCTGAACACGAAGGAGTACGGGGCGACCCTGCTCGGCAGCTGCTACTACGGCGCGGCCGTCGAGTACGACGTGAACCGTGCCTGGAAGACCCTGGAGTTCACGGCGGGCATCGACGACGGCTCGACCGTGGAACAGGCCCGGCTGACCATCTCCGTGGACGACAAGCCGGCGCTCTTCTCCGAGCTCGTCCACCTGGGCAAGCCGGTCACCAAGTCCCTGAACATCGAGGGGGCCCTGCGACTGCGGATCAAGGTGGAGGAGGGCTGCAAGGGCCGCGGGAACGCCGTCCTCGCGGCGCCCGTCCTCAAGCGCTGA
- a CDS encoding alpha/beta fold hydrolase yields the protein MSSTSTSTGSTEYARTVRKESGGPGLLLAHGAGGSVESNFGPVLDALAAMHSVVAVDYPGAGATPRATGRLELDELADRLVAAADAEGLERFAVLGYSLGGNVAVRVAARHPGRVTALVLTASFARADHAFGLVGELWSELARLGEDELLARLLVPLLLSAEQLEVLSPEQLEAVVRGTAATLQPGGGDHAALIKGADLRAELARIDVPALVIATTGDRLVPLASQRELADALPGAELAELPTGHLPFAERPAEWAALVSEFLTRHPAR from the coding sequence ATGTCCAGCACCAGCACCAGCACCGGCAGCACCGAATACGCCCGCACGGTCCGCAAGGAGAGCGGCGGGCCGGGACTCCTGCTCGCCCACGGTGCCGGAGGTTCGGTGGAGTCCAACTTCGGGCCGGTCCTGGACGCCCTCGCCGCCATGCACAGCGTCGTCGCCGTCGACTACCCCGGCGCCGGCGCCACCCCGCGGGCCACCGGGCGGCTCGAACTCGACGAGTTGGCCGACCGGTTGGTCGCAGCCGCCGACGCCGAGGGCCTGGAGCGCTTCGCCGTCCTCGGCTACTCGCTCGGCGGGAACGTCGCCGTACGGGTCGCCGCGCGCCACCCCGGGCGGGTCACGGCACTCGTGCTCACCGCGAGCTTCGCGCGGGCCGACCACGCTTTCGGCCTCGTCGGCGAGCTGTGGTCCGAGCTGGCACGGCTCGGGGAGGACGAGCTGCTCGCGCGGCTCCTCGTGCCGCTCCTGCTCAGCGCGGAGCAGCTGGAGGTGCTGAGCCCCGAGCAGCTGGAGGCCGTCGTGCGGGGGACCGCGGCGACCCTGCAGCCCGGGGGCGGGGACCACGCCGCGCTGATCAAGGGGGCCGACCTGAGGGCCGAGCTGGCCCGGATCGACGTACCGGCCCTCGTCATCGCGACGACCGGGGACCGGCTCGTACCCCTCGCGTCCCAGCGGGAACTGGCCGACGCGCTGCCGGGCGCAGAGCTCGCGGAACTGCCCACGGGGCACCTTCCGTTCGCCGAGCGCCCGGCCGAATGGGCGGCTCTGGTCAGTGAGTTCCTGACGCGGCACCCGGCGCGGTGA
- a CDS encoding siderophore-interacting protein, with protein MAVGKGWEGVVLKLMRGKDFTFTVTGAEDVTEHYRRVYFTDGGLLAAAGESLHPTMWVRVWFEGAGRPHQRAYTLVDPDPEAGTFCFEFALHDGVASAWARGAEPGDTIEATVQGTGFTGPVPSPERLLVIGDPASLPAVNSLLDAYPQTPATIWFETQHTSDAELPVRGNAGLRDIRRVPRGGTALTDRVRAELPELLGDPESAYVWLACDTATTRGLTAYLRKELALPKHRVNGLGYWRPGTGG; from the coding sequence ATGGCTGTCGGCAAGGGCTGGGAGGGCGTGGTCCTGAAGCTCATGCGGGGCAAGGACTTCACGTTCACGGTCACGGGGGCGGAAGACGTCACGGAGCACTACCGCCGGGTGTACTTCACCGACGGCGGGCTGCTGGCGGCCGCCGGTGAGTCCCTGCATCCGACGATGTGGGTGCGGGTCTGGTTCGAGGGCGCGGGCCGTCCGCACCAGCGGGCCTACACGCTGGTCGACCCGGATCCCGAAGCGGGCACGTTCTGCTTCGAGTTCGCCCTGCACGACGGGGTCGCCAGCGCCTGGGCGCGCGGCGCCGAGCCGGGTGACACGATCGAGGCCACCGTTCAGGGCACCGGATTCACCGGCCCCGTCCCGTCCCCCGAGCGCCTGCTGGTCATCGGTGACCCGGCCTCCCTCCCCGCGGTCAACTCGCTGCTGGACGCGTACCCGCAGACGCCGGCGACCATCTGGTTCGAGACGCAGCACACCTCGGACGCGGAACTGCCGGTGCGGGGGAACGCGGGCCTGCGCGACATCCGCCGCGTGCCGCGGGGCGGTACGGCGCTGACCGACCGGGTCCGGGCCGAACTGCCGGAGCTGCTCGGGGACCCGGAGTCGGCGTACGTCTGGCTGGCCTGCGACACGGCGACGACGCGCGGCCTGACGGCGTACCTGCGCAAGGAACTCGCGCTGCCGAAGCACCGGGTGAACGGGCTGGGCTACTGGCGGCCGGGCACGGGCGGCTAG
- a CDS encoding IS1634 family transposase, with protein sequence MECVVTSVVEKRLGALPVAAEFLRRLDVAGTVDRLCPGRDIAHVTHGQVIEVLVANRLTAPAPLWRVDRWAREWAVEEVFGIEAELLNDDRLGRALDAIAPRLRELTDSIGAQAIGEFGIDVSTFHWDMTSMSLYGAYPADDQDEEYPRIRHGHPKDRRYDLKQIQTGLAVTGDGGIPLLSRVIDGGAAEISQITGTMNALRAMAGPKKFLLIADSKLISYGNVTALIGAGTDFIAPAPASRVDDAVYAALDLETATVVDYTPARDENTPAAARETYRVLEDIHLVTGPRKSDPPLQVRRILVHSTGNAKGQQRAREKRLAKAREDLDKLQHSAGGRYYSTAEKIAARLGVITRTRRVSGCLHTEITTDETGRPALSWHFDQDVLQAEAAVDGWYALLTTLTPEQADPGEVLRRHKGQGTVERRYSDFKGPLAVTPVFVQDNKRVAALITVICLALLLFCLIERQVRRALGGDQKMQGLYPGNQRVRPTGRMILYHLSDLRLRVGSATDPPVIAITRGIQLHLLDLLGLEPTHPRWPET encoded by the coding sequence ATGGAATGTGTGGTCACCTCCGTGGTGGAGAAGCGTCTGGGCGCTCTGCCTGTCGCTGCCGAGTTTCTGCGCCGGCTTGATGTGGCCGGGACCGTCGACCGGCTGTGCCCGGGCCGCGACATCGCCCATGTGACGCACGGCCAGGTCATCGAGGTGCTGGTGGCCAACCGGCTGACCGCACCCGCACCCCTGTGGCGGGTGGACCGCTGGGCCCGGGAGTGGGCGGTGGAAGAAGTATTCGGAATTGAGGCGGAACTGCTCAACGACGACCGTCTGGGCCGGGCCCTGGACGCCATCGCCCCGCGGCTGAGAGAGCTCACCGACAGCATCGGGGCCCAGGCGATCGGCGAGTTCGGCATCGATGTGTCCACGTTCCACTGGGACATGACATCCATGTCGCTCTACGGCGCCTACCCGGCCGATGACCAGGACGAGGAGTATCCCCGCATCAGACACGGCCATCCCAAGGACCGCCGCTACGACCTCAAGCAGATCCAGACCGGCCTGGCGGTGACCGGCGACGGCGGTATCCCCCTGCTGTCCCGCGTCATCGACGGCGGAGCCGCGGAGATCTCCCAGATCACCGGCACCATGAACGCTCTGCGCGCGATGGCCGGACCGAAGAAGTTCCTGCTGATCGCCGACTCCAAGCTGATCTCATACGGCAACGTCACCGCCCTGATCGGGGCCGGGACCGATTTCATCGCCCCGGCCCCCGCTTCCAGGGTCGACGACGCCGTCTACGCCGCCCTCGACCTCGAGACGGCCACCGTCGTGGACTACACCCCCGCCCGCGACGAGAACACCCCCGCCGCAGCGCGTGAGACCTACCGGGTCCTGGAAGACATCCACCTTGTGACCGGGCCCCGCAAGAGCGATCCCCCGCTCCAGGTACGCCGGATCCTGGTGCACTCCACCGGCAACGCCAAAGGCCAGCAGCGGGCCCGCGAGAAACGCCTGGCCAAGGCCCGCGAAGACCTCGACAAGCTCCAGCACTCTGCCGGCGGCCGCTACTACAGCACCGCAGAGAAGATCGCCGCACGCCTCGGCGTGATCACCCGCACCCGCCGGGTCTCCGGCTGCCTGCACACCGAGATCACCACCGACGAAACCGGACGGCCCGCCCTGTCCTGGCACTTCGATCAGGACGTGCTCCAGGCCGAAGCCGCCGTCGACGGCTGGTACGCGCTGCTGACCACCCTCACCCCCGAACAGGCCGATCCCGGCGAAGTACTACGCCGCCACAAAGGCCAGGGCACCGTCGAGCGCCGATACAGCGACTTCAAGGGCCCCCTGGCCGTCACCCCTGTCTTCGTGCAGGACAACAAACGCGTCGCCGCACTGATCACAGTGATCTGCCTGGCCCTGCTGCTGTTCTGCCTGATCGAACGCCAGGTCCGCCGAGCCCTCGGCGGCGACCAGAAGATGCAGGGGCTCTACCCCGGCAACCAGAGGGTGCGGCCCACCGGCCGGATGATCCTCTACCACCTGTCCGACCTGCGGCTACGGGTCGGCAGCGCCACCGACCCACCCGTCATCGCCATCACCCGGGGCATCCAGCTCCACCTCCTCGACCTCCTCGGCCTGGAACCCACACATCCCCGCTGGCCAGAGACCTGA
- a CDS encoding DinB family protein, whose translation MERISPPLTGNERETLRAFLDYHRATLAWKCEGLTDEQLRRSSMPPSTLSLLGLVRHMAEVERHWFRRVLGGEDLPHLWSDTHDFQAAYDASGSSRTEAFTAWQDEVAHARRIESAAESLDVKAYVPSWQEEASLRLVMLHLVHEYARHNGHADFLREAIDGATGA comes from the coding sequence ATGGAACGCATCAGCCCGCCCCTGACCGGCAACGAGCGCGAAACCCTCCGGGCCTTTCTCGACTACCACCGGGCCACCCTCGCCTGGAAGTGCGAGGGCCTCACCGACGAGCAGTTGCGCCGGAGCTCGATGCCCCCGTCCACGCTGTCCCTGCTGGGCCTGGTCCGGCACATGGCCGAGGTCGAGCGGCACTGGTTCCGCCGCGTCCTGGGCGGCGAGGACCTCCCGCACCTGTGGTCGGACACCCACGACTTCCAGGCCGCCTACGACGCCTCCGGCTCCAGCCGCACCGAGGCCTTCACCGCCTGGCAGGACGAGGTCGCGCACGCCCGCCGGATCGAGTCGGCCGCCGAGTCCCTGGACGTGAAGGCGTACGTGCCGAGCTGGCAGGAGGAGGCCTCGCTGCGCCTGGTCATGCTCCACCTCGTCCACGAGTACGCCCGCCACAACGGCCACGCCGACTTCCTCCGCGAGGCGATCGACGGCGCCACGGGCGCGTAG
- a CDS encoding GNAT family N-acetyltransferase has translation MDLDELLKVRARYDAEERKGAQPDSAQARVERAGRVVRQSVPGLGWNGVLWSDLDEENADAEIAAQVAFFAERGCPEFEWKTYGYDGPADLGERLRAAGFVPEPPETLMAGRVAELAQLPVEPPEGITLRVVTDEAGVDLMMEVHAGAFGTERPRIRDHLLDQLRNKPECIAAVLAMAGDTPVSAARMEMRPGSAFAGLWGGGTIAQWRGRGIYRVLVAHRARLAAERGIPYLQVDASDDSRPILERLGFGVLGVTVPYTWTATGTA, from the coding sequence ATGGATCTTGATGAACTTCTGAAGGTACGCGCCCGCTACGACGCCGAGGAGCGCAAGGGGGCGCAGCCGGACAGCGCGCAGGCTCGCGTGGAGCGGGCGGGCCGGGTCGTACGGCAGAGCGTGCCCGGGCTCGGGTGGAACGGCGTGCTCTGGTCGGACCTCGACGAGGAGAACGCGGATGCGGAGATCGCCGCGCAGGTGGCGTTCTTCGCGGAACGCGGATGTCCCGAGTTCGAGTGGAAGACGTACGGCTACGACGGGCCGGCGGATCTCGGGGAACGGCTGCGGGCGGCCGGCTTCGTACCGGAGCCGCCGGAGACCCTGATGGCGGGGCGGGTCGCCGAACTCGCACAGCTGCCGGTGGAGCCGCCGGAGGGGATCACGCTGCGGGTGGTGACGGACGAGGCCGGGGTCGACCTGATGATGGAGGTCCACGCGGGGGCCTTCGGAACCGAGCGGCCGCGGATCCGGGACCACCTGCTCGACCAGCTGCGGAACAAGCCGGAGTGCATCGCCGCGGTGCTGGCGATGGCCGGCGACACCCCGGTGAGCGCGGCCCGGATGGAGATGCGGCCGGGATCGGCCTTCGCGGGCCTGTGGGGCGGCGGCACGATCGCGCAGTGGCGCGGTCGCGGCATCTACCGCGTGCTGGTGGCCCACCGCGCCCGCCTGGCGGCGGAGCGCGGTATCCCGTATCTCCAGGTGGACGCGTCGGACGACAGCCGCCCGATCCTGGAACGGCTGGGCTTCGGGGTCCTGGGCGTGACGGTGCCGTACACCTGGACGGCCACCGGCACGGCCTGA
- a CDS encoding signal peptidase I encodes MNDDSTIYTGKATPDAAADRGWLLGHFKDPADPRHSEDVEIKWGVHPKGDERERWATAEKRTALLVLISGRFRLEFPERTVVLAEQGDYVLWGRGVDHSWYAEEDAVVLTVRWPSIPGYRVDDPDELAAVH; translated from the coding sequence GTGAACGACGACTCCACCATTTACACCGGCAAGGCCACCCCCGATGCCGCCGCCGACCGAGGCTGGCTGCTGGGCCACTTCAAGGACCCCGCCGATCCCCGTCACAGCGAGGACGTGGAGATCAAATGGGGCGTCCACCCGAAGGGCGACGAACGGGAGCGGTGGGCGACCGCCGAGAAGCGCACCGCACTGCTGGTGCTGATCAGCGGACGCTTCCGGCTGGAGTTCCCGGAGCGGACCGTCGTCCTCGCCGAGCAGGGGGACTACGTGCTCTGGGGCCGCGGCGTCGACCACTCCTGGTACGCGGAGGAGGACGCGGTGGTCCTCACCGTTCGCTGGCCGTCGATCCCCGGCTACCGGGTGGACGATCCCGACGAACTGGCGGCCGTCCACTAG
- a CDS encoding MMPL family transporter, translated as MAVIARWCMRHRLLTVLIWLLALGGTAVAAGTAGAAFSNDYEVAGTESGKANDLLREGFHGQGGDSDTIVWRAPDHQSARTPDIEQRMARALDAVAALPGVGSVAGPYGPGPESAARISPDGRTAYAVVTFDQQADSVPKAQARAVVDAVKNPATEAGGLQVELGGRAIQLTEAPTAHLAEVIGVAVAALVLFLAFGSLAASLLPIATALVSVGTAYFGITLLGHAMPVADFAPMLGTLVGLGVGIDYALFIVTRHRKGLTRGLPVEEAAENAVATTGRAVVFAGATVCIALLGMLVLRLNFLNGVAIAASVTVVLTVAASVTLLPALLSYIGTRALSGRERRKLAAEGPRPAQTSGFAARWSVFVERHPKLLGLVATAVMLVLALPTLSLHLGTSDQGNNPATSTTRKAYDLLADGFGPGTNGPLTVVARLDGAGDRLAVDHLAEALRTTKGVAATGPAVLNRSGDTAVLTVVPDSAPQSRATSDLVDTLRQDVIPRAAHGNSMEVHVGGVTAAYDDFAEVIIGKLPLFVGVVIALGCVLLLLAFRSIGIPVKAAAMNVAAVASSFGVVVAIFQWGWGSEPLGLGSAGPIEPFLPVIMVSVLFGLSMDYQVFLVSRMYEEWLETGDNRRAVRVGLAETSRVINSAAVIMISVFLAFVLSGDRIIAMFGIALAAAVALDAFVLRTLLVPALMHMLGGANWWLPAWLDRRLPRISIEPPEHRPRAKLPAQRTAAVPATSEDGAEPATTSR; from the coding sequence TTGGCAGTAATCGCACGCTGGTGCATGCGCCACCGTCTCCTCACCGTCCTGATCTGGCTGCTCGCGCTCGGTGGGACCGCGGTGGCCGCAGGCACCGCCGGAGCGGCGTTCTCCAACGACTACGAGGTCGCCGGCACCGAATCCGGGAAGGCGAACGACCTCCTCCGCGAGGGCTTCCACGGCCAGGGCGGCGACAGCGACACCATCGTGTGGCGGGCCCCGGACCATCAGAGCGCGCGCACCCCGGACATCGAACAGCGCATGGCCCGGGCACTCGACGCCGTCGCCGCACTCCCGGGTGTCGGATCCGTCGCCGGACCCTACGGCCCGGGCCCCGAGAGCGCCGCACGGATCAGCCCCGACGGGCGCACCGCCTATGCCGTGGTGACCTTCGACCAGCAGGCGGACTCCGTACCCAAGGCCCAGGCCAGGGCTGTCGTCGACGCGGTGAAGAACCCCGCCACCGAGGCCGGCGGCCTGCAGGTCGAACTGGGCGGACGCGCCATCCAGCTCACCGAGGCCCCCACCGCACACCTCGCCGAGGTCATCGGCGTGGCCGTCGCGGCCCTGGTCCTCTTCCTCGCCTTCGGCTCGCTCGCCGCGAGCCTGCTGCCCATCGCGACCGCCCTGGTCAGTGTGGGCACCGCCTATTTCGGCATCACCCTCCTCGGGCACGCGATGCCCGTCGCCGACTTCGCGCCGATGCTCGGCACCCTCGTCGGCCTCGGCGTCGGCATCGACTACGCCCTCTTCATCGTCACCCGGCACCGCAAGGGCCTCACGCGCGGCCTCCCCGTCGAGGAGGCGGCCGAGAACGCCGTCGCCACCACCGGCCGGGCCGTCGTCTTCGCCGGGGCCACCGTCTGCATCGCCCTGCTCGGCATGCTCGTACTGAGGCTCAACTTCCTCAACGGGGTCGCGATAGCGGCCTCCGTGACGGTCGTCCTGACGGTCGCGGCCTCGGTCACCCTGCTGCCCGCCCTCCTCTCGTACATAGGCACGCGCGCCCTCTCTGGCCGCGAGCGCCGCAAACTCGCCGCCGAGGGCCCGCGGCCCGCACAGACCTCCGGATTCGCCGCCCGCTGGTCCGTCTTCGTGGAACGCCACCCCAAGCTGCTCGGCCTCGTCGCCACCGCGGTCATGCTGGTGCTGGCCCTGCCCACCCTCTCCCTCCACCTGGGCACCTCCGACCAGGGCAACAACCCGGCCACCTCCACCACCCGCAAGGCCTACGACCTGCTGGCGGACGGGTTCGGGCCCGGCACGAACGGCCCGCTCACCGTCGTCGCCCGGCTGGACGGCGCCGGCGACCGGCTCGCCGTTGACCACCTGGCGGAGGCGCTCCGTACGACGAAGGGCGTCGCCGCCACCGGCCCCGCCGTCCTCAACCGCAGCGGGGACACCGCCGTCCTGACCGTCGTACCGGACTCCGCCCCCCAGTCCCGGGCCACGAGCGACCTCGTCGACACCCTCCGCCAGGACGTCATCCCGCGCGCCGCACACGGCAACTCCATGGAGGTCCACGTCGGCGGTGTGACCGCCGCCTACGACGACTTCGCCGAGGTCATCATCGGCAAGCTGCCGCTCTTCGTCGGCGTGGTCATCGCCCTCGGCTGCGTGCTCCTGCTGCTGGCCTTCCGCTCCATCGGCATCCCGGTGAAGGCGGCGGCCATGAACGTCGCCGCCGTCGCCTCCTCCTTCGGCGTCGTGGTCGCGATCTTCCAGTGGGGCTGGGGGAGCGAACCGCTGGGTCTGGGCAGCGCCGGCCCCATCGAACCCTTCCTCCCCGTGATCATGGTGTCCGTCCTCTTCGGACTCTCGATGGACTACCAGGTCTTCCTCGTCAGCCGGATGTACGAGGAGTGGTTGGAGACCGGCGACAACCGGCGGGCCGTTCGCGTGGGCCTCGCCGAGACCAGCCGGGTCATCAACTCGGCGGCCGTGATCATGATCTCCGTCTTCCTCGCCTTCGTCCTCAGCGGCGACCGGATCATCGCGATGTTCGGCATCGCGCTCGCCGCGGCCGTGGCCCTCGACGCCTTCGTGCTGCGCACGCTCCTCGTCCCGGCCCTCATGCACATGCTCGGCGGCGCCAACTGGTGGCTGCCCGCCTGGCTCGACCGGCGGCTGCCCAGGATCAGCATCGAGCCCCCCGAACACCGCCCGCGTGCGAAACTTCCGGCACAGCGGACCGCCGCGGTCCCCGCCACGAGCGAGGACGGCGCCGAGCCCGCCACCACCTCCAGGTGA
- a CDS encoding GNAT family N-acetyltransferase codes for MFSIDLADDAQLFPLEARHAEEFFAHIERGREFIGQYVGFPDRSPDLDSARAFLAKYAVKAGEDGARFFGIRLDGTLVGGVLFPAFDADGGNCEIGCWLEPAAAGRGLVTKACQVLIDYAFGERGMHRVEWHAATGNKKSLAVAERLGMTREGVMRQNYLHRGVRQDTEVWSLLAHEWSAARSA; via the coding sequence ATGTTCTCGATAGACCTCGCCGACGACGCCCAGCTGTTCCCGCTGGAGGCCCGGCACGCCGAGGAGTTCTTCGCCCACATCGAACGCGGACGCGAGTTCATCGGCCAGTACGTCGGCTTCCCGGACCGGTCGCCCGACCTCGACTCCGCCAGGGCCTTCCTGGCCAAGTACGCGGTGAAGGCCGGGGAGGACGGCGCCCGGTTCTTCGGCATCCGGCTCGACGGCACCCTCGTGGGCGGGGTCCTCTTCCCGGCCTTCGACGCGGACGGCGGCAACTGTGAGATCGGCTGCTGGCTGGAGCCCGCCGCGGCCGGCCGGGGCCTGGTGACCAAGGCGTGCCAGGTCCTCATCGACTACGCCTTCGGCGAGCGCGGCATGCACCGCGTCGAGTGGCACGCCGCCACCGGCAACAAGAAGAGCCTCGCCGTGGCCGAGCGCCTCGGCATGACCCGCGAGGGCGTCATGCGGCAGAACTACCTGCACCGCGGCGTCCGCCAGGACACCGAGGTCTGGTCGCTCCTCGCCCACGAGTGGTCCGCGGCCCGCTCTGCCTAG